The following proteins are encoded in a genomic region of Pseudodesulfovibrio mercurii:
- a CDS encoding sensor histidine kinase — translation MVRPNLRQTIIFGIAIFTLAFGSIALLSLSNLNRLQEAVLLVERADDLRNLILEIRREEKNFFLYQDAALFSVGRDNLDRAGTILDELSGEIAALHGQAHGTELARGMKQYGEWLARFGAGSVDVGEDSPAAHALRETGQSLVEHSRAIAELERDNILNINQRLRMTLFISMGVVALVVLALVFFVSKAILGPLTQVQAATRRIAQGTFVPLAVREDGDEIQQVFVALNSMVEELKKRQTQLVQAQKLSSIGTLASGIAHQLNNPLNNISTSAQILEEETRGQDEFADKMMHNIIQETLRARDIVKGLLEFSRHKDFSPAPCNLKEVLESAVRLVSGQLGPRINVDIRVPDDVTLYLDRQRFQEALLNLIINSIQAIGDAEGTISITTSRETDHKVLTIADNGPGMSPDTLQRIFDPFFSTKEVGQGTGLGLYIVYGIIEEHRGTIRVDSTPGEGTSFTIKLPLEPEENA, via the coding sequence GTGGTTAGACCCAATTTGCGACAGACCATCATATTCGGGATAGCGATCTTCACCCTGGCCTTCGGCTCCATCGCCCTGCTCTCCCTGTCGAACCTGAACCGGTTGCAGGAGGCGGTGCTCCTGGTGGAGCGGGCCGACGACCTGCGCAACCTGATCCTGGAAATCCGCCGCGAGGAAAAGAACTTCTTCCTGTACCAGGACGCGGCCCTGTTCTCCGTGGGCCGGGACAACCTGGACCGGGCCGGAACCATCCTCGACGAGCTGTCCGGCGAGATCGCCGCGCTCCACGGCCAGGCCCACGGCACGGAACTGGCGCGGGGCATGAAGCAGTACGGCGAGTGGCTCGCCCGGTTCGGCGCGGGCTCGGTGGACGTGGGCGAGGACTCCCCGGCCGCCCACGCCCTGCGCGAAACCGGCCAGAGCCTGGTGGAACACTCAAGGGCCATCGCCGAGCTGGAACGCGACAACATCCTGAACATCAACCAGCGGCTGCGCATGACCCTGTTCATCTCCATGGGCGTGGTGGCCCTGGTGGTCCTGGCCCTGGTCTTCTTCGTGTCCAAGGCCATCCTCGGGCCGCTGACCCAGGTCCAGGCGGCCACGCGGCGCATCGCCCAGGGGACCTTCGTGCCCCTGGCCGTGCGCGAGGACGGCGACGAGATCCAGCAGGTCTTCGTGGCCCTGAACTCCATGGTCGAGGAGCTGAAGAAGCGCCAGACCCAGCTGGTCCAGGCCCAGAAGCTCTCGTCCATCGGCACGCTCGCCTCGGGCATCGCCCACCAGCTGAACAACCCCCTGAACAACATCTCCACCTCGGCCCAGATCCTGGAGGAGGAGACCAGGGGACAGGACGAGTTCGCGGACAAGATGATGCACAACATCATCCAGGAGACCCTGCGCGCCCGGGACATCGTCAAGGGGCTGCTCGAATTTTCCCGGCACAAGGACTTCTCGCCCGCGCCGTGCAATCTGAAGGAAGTCCTGGAAAGCGCGGTGCGCCTGGTCTCGGGCCAGCTCGGGCCGCGCATCAACGTGGACATCCGCGTGCCGGACGACGTGACCCTGTACCTGGACCGGCAGCGCTTCCAGGAGGCCCTGCTCAACCTGATCATCAACTCCATCCAGGCCATCGGCGACGCCGAGGGAACCATCTCCATCACCACCTCGCGGGAGACGGACCACAAGGTCCTGACCATCGCCGACAACGGGCCAGGCATGTCCCCGGATACCCTGCAACGCATCTTCGACCCGTTCTTCTCCACCAAGGAGGTGGGCCAGGGCACGGGGCTCGGCCTGTACATCGTCTACGGCATCATCGAGGAGCACCGGGGGACCATCCGGGTGGACTCCACACCCGGCGAGGGGACGTCCTTCACCATCAAACTGCCCCTTGAACCCGAGGAGAACGCATGA
- a CDS encoding sigma-54-dependent transcriptional regulator has product MTAASILVIEDERIARENLTHVLTGSGYEVTAIASAEEGLRELDKKEFDLVITDLMLPGMDGIQILEHIRAHHPLTIVIVVTGHATVANAVKAMQKGAHSYIAKPLKLDELRLQVERALEQHALSVEVRRLREIIAQGKRDLPLVGESDAFIQLKKDVRQLAQMNCNVLIQGETGTGKELVAQGIHMLSARSGERFMAINCGTFTAELMDKELFGHEKEAFTGANRGQKGILEAADGGTVFFDEIGELPLNMQVKLLRVLQERNFLRVGGTKEIPVDIRVIAATNCDLHELVEQGEFRQDLYYRLNVVTLHAPPLREHREDIPILIGHFLEKHRQPGQTINAIDQDTLDILMSYPFPGNVRELENIVQRALALGQGTTFTPELLPAEIAATETKAPLPTLEDMEKSYIKKVLASSAGNKTQAARILGIDRVSLWRKIKRYHLE; this is encoded by the coding sequence ATGACCGCCGCGTCCATCCTGGTCATTGAAGACGAGCGCATCGCCCGCGAGAACCTGACCCACGTCCTGACCGGGAGCGGCTACGAGGTCACGGCCATCGCCTCGGCCGAGGAGGGGCTGCGCGAGTTGGACAAGAAGGAGTTCGACCTGGTCATCACCGACCTGATGCTGCCCGGCATGGACGGCATCCAGATACTCGAACACATCCGCGCCCACCATCCCCTGACCATCGTCATCGTGGTCACGGGCCACGCCACCGTGGCCAACGCGGTCAAGGCCATGCAGAAGGGCGCACACTCCTACATCGCCAAGCCGCTCAAGCTCGACGAGCTCAGGCTCCAGGTGGAGCGCGCCCTGGAGCAGCACGCCCTGTCCGTGGAGGTCCGCCGCCTGCGGGAGATCATCGCCCAAGGCAAGCGCGACCTGCCCCTGGTGGGCGAGAGCGACGCCTTCATCCAGCTCAAGAAGGACGTCCGCCAGCTGGCCCAGATGAACTGCAACGTGCTCATCCAGGGCGAGACCGGCACCGGCAAGGAGCTGGTGGCCCAGGGCATCCACATGCTCTCGGCGCGCTCGGGCGAGCGGTTCATGGCCATCAACTGCGGGACCTTCACGGCCGAACTCATGGACAAGGAGCTGTTCGGCCACGAAAAGGAGGCCTTCACCGGGGCCAACCGGGGCCAGAAGGGCATCCTGGAGGCGGCCGACGGGGGCACGGTATTTTTCGACGAGATCGGCGAGCTGCCGCTGAACATGCAGGTCAAGCTGCTCAGGGTGTTGCAGGAGCGCAATTTCCTGCGCGTGGGCGGGACCAAGGAGATTCCGGTGGACATCCGGGTCATTGCGGCCACCAACTGCGACCTGCACGAACTGGTGGAGCAGGGCGAGTTCCGCCAGGACCTCTACTACCGGCTGAACGTGGTCACCCTGCACGCCCCGCCCCTGCGCGAGCACCGCGAGGACATCCCCATCCTCATCGGCCACTTCCTGGAAAAGCACCGCCAGCCGGGCCAGACCATCAACGCCATCGACCAGGACACCCTGGACATCCTCATGTCCTACCCGTTCCCCGGCAACGTGCGCGAGCTGGAAAACATCGTCCAGCGGGCGCTGGCCCTGGGCCAGGGCACGACCTTCACGCCCGAGTTGCTGCCCGCCGAGATAGCGGCGACCGAGACCAAGGCCCCGCTGCCCACCCTGGAGGACATGGAGAAATCCTACATCAAGAAGGTGTTGGCCTCATCGGCCGGGAACAAGACCCAGGCCGCGCGCATCCTGGGCATCGACCGCGTGTCCCTGTGGCGCAAGATCAAGCGCTACCACCTGGAATAG
- a CDS encoding S16 family serine protease, whose translation MGWFGKRKASTPREAAPVAVETPSAPPAAAPVRAHDSLREQVESAGLPPEILDTARAECDRMDSVDPASPEYAISLNFLEVILSLPWNTATRDNLDIARAEEVLNARHYGLQRVKDRVLEFLAVKSLCARRNPRILLVDDELIARENLTIVFEADGYDVEAVGNGLEAVAAMEREPANIVVSDLKMEGMDGMELLQVLRRRWPDTKVIMITGYATVKTAVDAMRRGADQYLGKPVNLTKLRRYVAELWEQSLRAQHLRGFVLCFTGPPGMGKTSIGKAIAEALGRKFMRLSLAGLRDEAELRGHRRTYVGAMPGRIIQGLRKVGTRNPVIMLDEVDKAVQDFQGDATSVLLEMLDAEQNTAFVDHYLGLPFDLSGALFICTANGVERLPAPLRDRLEVIEFPSYTPGEKLQIATRYLIPEVLAQHGLDEKLVTVPDETVDLLIRGYARESGLRRLRQQIASLCRKLAKRVLTEGAGAVTVDRAMLQELLGAPPFTSTAAQKRPKVGLATSLVWTEIGGEIIFVEAARMRGSKQLILTGSLGEVLRESAQTALSFCRSHAAAFGIDPEFYATSDIHVHIPAGAVSKEGPSAGVAITIALLSLLTGRPVRQDVASTGELSLLGEVLPVGGVREKLMAARSAGIPVVILPRGCEAGVRSIEDEVVEGLDIRYVTTMEEAAAIALCDADNADLADGAAENAAQ comes from the coding sequence ATGGGCTGGTTCGGCAAACGCAAGGCTTCCACCCCTCGGGAAGCGGCGCCCGTCGCGGTGGAGACTCCCTCCGCACCGCCCGCCGCCGCCCCGGTCCGGGCCCACGACTCCCTGCGCGAGCAGGTGGAATCCGCCGGGCTGCCGCCGGAAATCCTGGATACGGCCCGCGCCGAGTGCGACCGCATGGACAGCGTTGACCCGGCCTCGCCCGAATACGCCATCAGCCTCAATTTTCTCGAGGTCATCCTCTCCCTGCCGTGGAACACGGCCACCCGCGACAACCTGGACATCGCCAGGGCCGAGGAGGTCCTGAACGCCCGCCATTACGGATTGCAACGGGTCAAGGACCGGGTCCTGGAGTTCCTGGCGGTCAAGAGCCTGTGCGCTCGGCGCAATCCGCGCATCCTTTTGGTGGATGATGAGCTCATCGCCCGCGAGAACCTGACCATCGTGTTCGAGGCCGACGGCTACGACGTGGAGGCCGTGGGCAACGGGCTCGAGGCCGTGGCCGCCATGGAGCGCGAACCGGCCAACATCGTGGTCTCGGACCTGAAGATGGAGGGCATGGACGGCATGGAGCTGTTGCAGGTCCTGCGCAGGCGCTGGCCCGACACCAAGGTCATCATGATCACCGGCTACGCCACGGTGAAGACCGCGGTGGACGCCATGCGCCGGGGCGCGGACCAGTACCTGGGCAAGCCGGTCAACCTGACCAAGCTGCGCCGGTACGTGGCCGAGCTGTGGGAGCAGAGCCTGCGCGCCCAGCACCTGCGCGGGTTCGTGCTCTGCTTCACGGGCCCTCCGGGCATGGGCAAGACCTCCATCGGCAAGGCCATCGCCGAGGCGTTGGGGCGCAAGTTCATGCGCCTGTCCCTGGCCGGACTGCGCGACGAGGCCGAGCTGCGCGGCCACCGGCGGACCTACGTCGGGGCCATGCCCGGCCGGATCATCCAGGGGCTGCGCAAGGTCGGCACCCGCAACCCGGTGATCATGCTCGACGAGGTGGACAAGGCGGTCCAGGACTTCCAGGGCGACGCCACGTCGGTTCTGCTCGAGATGCTCGACGCCGAGCAGAACACCGCCTTCGTGGACCACTACCTGGGGCTGCCCTTCGACCTGTCCGGAGCCCTGTTCATCTGCACGGCCAACGGGGTGGAGCGTTTGCCCGCGCCGTTGCGCGACCGGTTGGAGGTCATCGAGTTCCCCAGCTACACGCCGGGGGAGAAGTTGCAGATTGCAACCCGCTACCTCATTCCCGAGGTCCTGGCCCAGCACGGCCTGGACGAGAAGCTGGTGACCGTCCCGGACGAGACCGTGGACCTGCTCATCCGGGGCTATGCCCGCGAGTCGGGGTTGCGCAGGCTCAGGCAGCAGATCGCCTCGCTCTGCCGCAAGCTGGCCAAGCGGGTCCTGACCGAGGGCGCGGGCGCGGTCACCGTGGACCGGGCCATGCTCCAGGAACTGCTCGGCGCGCCGCCGTTCACCTCCACCGCGGCCCAGAAGCGGCCCAAGGTCGGGCTGGCCACCAGCCTGGTCTGGACCGAGATCGGCGGCGAGATCATTTTCGTGGAGGCGGCCCGCATGCGCGGCTCCAAGCAGCTCATCCTGACCGGCTCCCTGGGCGAGGTCCTGCGCGAGTCGGCCCAGACCGCCCTGAGCTTTTGTCGCAGCCACGCGGCCGCCTTCGGCATCGACCCGGAGTTCTACGCCACCTCGGACATCCACGTGCACATCCCGGCGGGCGCGGTCTCCAAGGAGGGGCCCTCCGCAGGCGTGGCCATCACCATCGCGCTCCTCTCCCTGCTCACCGGACGGCCGGTGCGCCAGGACGTGGCCTCCACCGGCGAGCTGTCGCTCCTGGGCGAGGTCCTGCCCGTGGGCGGGGTGCGCGAAAAGCTCATGGCCGCCCGGAGCGCGGGCATCCCCGTGGTCATCCTGCCGCGCGGCTGCGAGGCCGGGGTCAGGTCCATCGAGGACGAGGTGGTCGAGGGGCTGGACATCCGCTACGTCACGACCATGGAGGAGGCCGCCGCCATCGCCCTGTGTGATGCGGACAATGCGGACCTTGCGGACGGCGCGGCGGAGAACGCCGCGCAGTAG
- a CDS encoding universal stress protein — MKAFFKRITGTRRQPVTTAPTVAAAAAADCGCREKQQCKILIVCKGQEFSRGIADYAVDMACKTRSSLVALNIDESGRDFAGFRSQAERNIEYFNKKAADAGLTFRHEIQQGDENAIVARMHETDPSFRYVMDDSAAVCKNRSSIPVYTRATLRAR, encoded by the coding sequence ATGAAGGCATTTTTCAAGCGAATCACCGGCACCCGCCGCCAACCCGTCACCACCGCTCCGACTGTCGCGGCGGCTGCCGCCGCCGACTGCGGCTGCCGCGAGAAGCAGCAGTGCAAAATCCTCATCGTCTGCAAGGGCCAGGAGTTCTCCCGGGGCATCGCCGACTACGCCGTGGACATGGCCTGCAAGACCCGCAGCTCCCTGGTGGCCCTGAACATCGACGAGTCCGGCAGGGACTTCGCCGGGTTCCGCAGCCAGGCCGAACGCAACATCGAATACTTCAACAAGAAGGCGGCCGACGCGGGCCTGACCTTCCGTCACGAGATCCAGCAGGGGGACGAGAACGCCATCGTCGCCCGGATGCACGAAACCGATCCGAGCTTCCGTTACGTCATGGACGACTCCGCAGCCGTCTGCAAGAACAGGAGCAGCATTCCCGTGTACACCCGAGCCACGTTGCGGGCGAGATAA
- a CDS encoding SLC13 family permease — protein MTPEIITVLAVLVFAVLLFIFEWVRVDVVGIIMMVLLPLLGLVTPQQAISGLSSNAVVSIIAVIIIGAGLDKTGVMNSMARVILRFAGKSESRIMTLIAGTVALISGFMQNIGAAALFLPAAKRIGNQTGVPVGRLLMPMGFCAIIGGCLTLVGSSPLILLNDLMVVGGKKYEAFGLFSVTPVGLLLVAAALLYFILLGRFILPNRSEDESSGPMSSILTGTYNNVGSLFELAVPADWRNDAPLKALDLRPIYFCTLVAICRENGKQHIFAPLPDEIIRPGDQIVVVGPQEFVEHLAEDLGWELRPELTTFAEELSPNNAGIMEGIVTPRSEFMGKTIAELRIRERFQVSPLAIFRGEKIFVSGLSDIIIESGDALLLHGRWEMFHMLKGLPDLVFTETVKGELLRTDKAKIALMWLAVSLVMILGFHVQLSIALLTGALGMVLTKVLTIDEAYQSVDWMTVFLLGGLIPLGMAFENTGAAKFIADTIMAALGTPSALVLLAVIGVLTSFFTLVASNVGATVLLVPLSMNMALNAGVDPRVAALTVAVAASNTFVLPTHQVNALIMRPGGYRTIDYVKSGAGMTVLYMVVMLSALMLFY, from the coding sequence ATGACCCCGGAAATCATAACGGTTCTGGCCGTTCTCGTATTCGCCGTACTTCTCTTCATCTTCGAATGGGTCCGGGTGGACGTGGTCGGCATCATCATGATGGTGCTCCTGCCCCTGCTTGGCCTGGTCACGCCGCAACAGGCCATCAGCGGACTGAGCAGCAACGCCGTCGTCTCCATCATCGCGGTCATCATCATCGGCGCCGGGCTGGACAAGACCGGCGTCATGAACTCCATGGCCCGCGTCATCCTGCGCTTCGCGGGCAAGAGCGAATCGCGGATCATGACGCTCATCGCGGGCACGGTGGCCCTCATCTCCGGCTTCATGCAGAACATCGGGGCGGCCGCCCTGTTCCTGCCTGCGGCCAAGCGCATCGGCAACCAGACCGGCGTGCCGGTGGGGCGGCTGCTCATGCCCATGGGCTTCTGCGCCATCATCGGCGGCTGCCTGACCCTGGTCGGCTCCAGCCCGCTCATCCTGCTCAACGACCTGATGGTCGTGGGCGGCAAGAAGTACGAGGCCTTCGGCCTGTTCAGCGTGACCCCCGTGGGCCTGCTGCTCGTGGCCGCCGCGCTGCTCTACTTCATCCTGCTCGGGCGGTTCATCCTGCCCAACCGGTCCGAGGACGAAAGCTCCGGCCCCATGTCCTCCATCCTGACCGGGACCTACAACAACGTCGGCTCCCTGTTCGAGCTGGCAGTGCCCGCCGACTGGAGGAACGACGCCCCGCTCAAGGCCCTGGACCTGCGACCCATCTACTTCTGCACCCTGGTGGCCATCTGCCGCGAGAACGGCAAGCAGCACATCTTCGCGCCCCTGCCCGACGAGATCATCCGGCCGGGCGACCAGATCGTGGTCGTGGGCCCGCAGGAGTTCGTGGAGCACCTGGCCGAGGACCTCGGCTGGGAACTGCGGCCGGAACTGACCACCTTTGCCGAGGAACTCTCCCCCAACAACGCGGGCATCATGGAGGGCATCGTCACCCCCCGGTCCGAGTTCATGGGCAAGACCATCGCCGAACTACGCATCCGGGAACGATTCCAGGTCTCTCCCCTGGCCATCTTCCGGGGCGAAAAGATCTTCGTCAGCGGGCTTTCGGACATCATCATCGAGTCCGGCGACGCCCTGCTCCTGCACGGACGGTGGGAGATGTTCCACATGCTCAAGGGGCTGCCCGACCTGGTCTTCACCGAGACCGTCAAGGGCGAGCTGCTGCGCACGGACAAGGCCAAGATCGCGCTGATGTGGCTGGCCGTGTCCCTGGTCATGATCCTGGGCTTCCACGTCCAGCTGTCCATCGCGCTCCTGACCGGCGCCCTGGGCATGGTCCTGACCAAGGTCCTGACCATCGACGAGGCCTACCAGTCCGTGGACTGGATGACCGTGTTCCTGCTCGGCGGGCTCATTCCCCTGGGCATGGCCTTCGAGAACACGGGCGCGGCCAAGTTCATCGCGGACACCATCATGGCGGCCCTGGGCACGCCGTCCGCCCTGGTCCTGCTGGCGGTCATCGGCGTGCTGACCTCCTTCTTCACCCTGGTGGCCTCCAACGTGGGTGCCACGGTCCTGCTCGTCCCGCTGTCCATGAACATGGCCCTCAATGCGGGCGTGGACCCCAG